Proteins encoded by one window of Streptacidiphilus sp. PB12-B1b:
- a CDS encoding recombinase XerD gives MDYFFTSRDKVRSYPDVVAPLDMDAVDYVTRARAVKEGTPFFLDADMRPLEPHSSFFQEMAKTNKAKSLRDYAYDFLGLDDFLTSLDPPADLLSATEDDLTAYRDHCTKYRDEPMRPASWRRHRTTITNFYNWAVETGLLERRPYLRKANGRDVLQGDAVPELAVRCLTYDQWWLLDRVGLRGLLPDGSVDPAFRSRQSLRNSSGCNLSITTGLRLREFRALFDVEVGAPRRDASTAEVQLQAIAKFGLPRKVDVQHPTLREIDWYRKTERVAAVRGAAGNLWRRREQLFIVTDIDTRQMKVSGILHGQRRSFAISAMDEPTRRITVFEGDHGLEAMALYIGRTGLMLSGQRWEQVFTDAQLRAERLAVEFGVKVELPRVTRIHDLRHTFAVYMLEMMTEILREQDAAEFARNGRVPTYAADHQSRNAFLTLMQLLGHRRPESTMRYLTYKKRTNLLVAQAIAAWNEQDRTFADLAMQRSSEWSG, from the coding sequence GTGGACTACTTCTTTACGTCCCGAGACAAGGTGCGGAGCTACCCCGATGTGGTGGCCCCTCTCGACATGGACGCCGTCGACTACGTCACGCGCGCCCGTGCGGTGAAGGAGGGAACTCCATTCTTCCTCGACGCGGACATGCGCCCCCTGGAACCGCACAGCTCGTTCTTCCAGGAGATGGCCAAGACCAACAAGGCCAAGTCGCTGCGGGACTACGCCTATGACTTCCTCGGCCTGGACGACTTCCTCACCTCCCTGGATCCGCCCGCCGACCTCCTGAGCGCCACCGAGGACGACCTCACGGCCTACCGCGACCACTGCACGAAGTACCGCGACGAACCGATGAGGCCAGCCTCCTGGAGGCGCCACCGAACGACGATCACCAACTTCTACAACTGGGCCGTGGAGACCGGGCTGCTGGAGCGGCGGCCATACCTGCGCAAGGCCAACGGCCGCGACGTGCTGCAGGGCGATGCCGTTCCTGAGCTTGCCGTTCGCTGCCTGACCTACGACCAGTGGTGGTTGCTCGATCGGGTGGGCCTGCGCGGGCTGCTACCGGATGGAAGTGTCGATCCGGCGTTCCGGTCACGCCAGTCGCTGCGCAACAGCTCGGGTTGCAACCTTTCGATCACCACGGGTCTGCGGCTGCGTGAGTTCCGGGCTCTGTTCGACGTGGAGGTCGGGGCACCGCGGCGTGACGCGTCGACTGCTGAGGTGCAGCTCCAGGCCATCGCGAAGTTCGGCCTGCCTCGGAAGGTGGACGTTCAGCACCCGACGCTGCGCGAGATCGACTGGTATCGGAAGACGGAGCGTGTTGCCGCCGTGCGCGGGGCGGCTGGGAACCTGTGGCGCCGACGCGAGCAGCTTTTCATCGTGACGGACATCGATACCCGGCAGATGAAGGTCAGCGGCATTCTGCACGGCCAGCGCAGGTCGTTCGCGATCTCTGCCATGGACGAGCCGACGCGCCGGATCACGGTCTTCGAGGGCGACCATGGCCTCGAAGCGATGGCCCTGTACATCGGCCGCACCGGACTGATGCTGAGCGGTCAGCGGTGGGAGCAGGTCTTCACCGATGCCCAGTTGCGTGCCGAACGCCTGGCGGTCGAGTTCGGGGTCAAGGTGGAGCTGCCCCGGGTCACGCGGATCCACGACCTTCGCCACACCTTCGCGGTCTACATGCTGGAGATGATGACGGAGATCCTGCGCGAGCAGGACGCCGCGGAGTTCGCCCGCAACGGCCGGGTGCCGACCTACGCCGCTGACCACCAGTCCCGCAACGCGTTCCTCACCCTGATGCAGCTGCTTGGACATCGTCGGCCAGAGTCTACGATGAGGTACCTGACGTACAAGAAGAGGACGAACCTGCTGGTCGCTCAGGCCATCGCGGCCTGGAACGAGCAGGACCGGACGTTCGCGGACCTCGCCATGCAGCGCTCGTCCGAGTGGAGCGGCTGA
- a CDS encoding NUDIX domain-containing protein, which yields MAQQSSSETAVQDGAAVAEPGRGEQENGVGVHLVLLSEGRVLLGQRLNTTYAEGKYHLPAGHVEAVPGESLAACARREADEELGIGIDRDALELVHVHHSHDLDDGRNRVQVFFRVRSWTGRIRTAEPDKCAGWEWHPLDDLPEPIVDYTAQALGAIRRGTAYSEDGWSTP from the coding sequence GTGGCACAGCAGAGCAGCAGCGAGACCGCCGTACAGGATGGTGCGGCGGTAGCGGAACCGGGTCGGGGCGAGCAGGAGAACGGGGTGGGGGTGCACCTGGTCCTCCTCTCCGAGGGAAGGGTCCTGCTCGGACAGCGCCTGAACACCACATACGCCGAGGGGAAGTACCACCTTCCCGCCGGCCACGTGGAGGCGGTGCCCGGGGAGTCTCTGGCCGCCTGCGCCCGGCGGGAGGCCGATGAGGAGCTGGGCATCGGCATCGACCGGGACGCTCTGGAGCTTGTCCACGTCCACCACAGCCACGACCTGGACGACGGCCGCAACCGAGTCCAGGTCTTCTTCCGCGTGCGCAGCTGGACCGGGCGGATCCGCACCGCCGAGCCGGACAAGTGCGCTGGCTGGGAGTGGCACCCGCTGGACGACCTGCCCGAACCCATTGTCGACTACACCGCCCAGGCTCTGGGCGCCATCCGCAGAGGCACCGCCTACAGCGAGGACGGCTGGTCGACACCGTAG
- a CDS encoding TetR/AcrR family transcriptional regulator: MDQPTPASQTDRMDRADAAREPTPRTARRFTAKGLATRARIISAAAELVSARGVARTGIEDVQQRAGVSASQLYHYFTDKDDLIRAVIAHQTDGILAAQRPVLDELDSFDNLYRWRDLLVDLQEQRNCVGGCSIGSIAAELADNDPHARADLVDSFERWQAPIREGLARMRTRGDLRPDADTDALALALLVALQGGLLLTQTRRNTTPLRTGLDAVLTHIRTYATENTSR, encoded by the coding sequence ATGGACCAGCCGACACCTGCAAGCCAGACGGACCGCATGGACCGGGCGGACGCGGCCCGCGAGCCCACACCCAGGACAGCGCGGAGATTCACGGCGAAGGGCCTGGCAACCCGCGCTCGCATCATCTCTGCCGCCGCCGAGCTGGTGTCCGCCCGCGGCGTGGCCCGCACCGGCATCGAGGACGTCCAGCAACGAGCGGGTGTCAGCGCATCGCAGCTCTACCACTACTTCACCGACAAGGACGACCTGATCCGGGCCGTGATCGCCCACCAGACCGACGGCATCCTGGCCGCACAGAGGCCCGTCCTCGACGAACTCGACAGCTTCGACAACCTCTACCGGTGGCGTGACCTGCTCGTCGACCTGCAAGAGCAGCGCAACTGCGTCGGCGGCTGTTCAATCGGATCCATCGCGGCCGAGCTGGCCGACAACGACCCCCACGCACGAGCAGACCTCGTCGACAGCTTCGAACGATGGCAGGCCCCGATCCGCGAGGGCCTGGCCCGCATGCGCACCCGAGGCGACCTGCGCCCGGACGCCGACACGGACGCCCTCGCCCTGGCCCTGCTCGTCGCACTCCAGGGCGGACTCCTCCTCACCCAGACCCGCCGCAACACCACCCCCCTGCGCACCGGCCTCGACGCCGTCCTGACCCACATCCGTACCTACGCGACCGAGAACACCAGCCGCTAG
- a CDS encoding SDR family NAD(P)-dependent oxidoreductase, translated as MSTLPGKTVMITGANVGIGKDVARQLALRPETARIYLACRNQDRARAAKAELEAATGRRIFDIVVMDVADLDSVRAGLEAVDGSVDALVMNAGVIGPQSMALTSDGVTNVFATNVLGHVVLLEGLLAEGRLGEVAVLAGSEAARGLPMLRMQRPSFASTSADELATVIDGSYFADGKTDFNLAFGQAKYIGALWMAYLARQHPDRRLITVSPGATTGTQASNDIALPLRMASKYVLPALGISHKLEAGAKRLVDGVTDPALSSGVFYASAANKLKGPLVDQADIFPDLANPSFQDHANEAIHRFIK; from the coding sequence ATGAGCACACTCCCGGGAAAGACCGTGATGATCACGGGCGCCAACGTCGGGATCGGCAAGGACGTGGCCCGGCAACTGGCCTTGCGGCCGGAGACGGCCCGCATCTACCTGGCCTGCCGCAACCAGGACCGGGCGAGGGCGGCAAAGGCCGAGCTCGAAGCCGCCACCGGCCGGCGCATCTTCGACATCGTCGTCATGGACGTCGCCGATCTGGACTCGGTCCGAGCTGGCCTTGAGGCCGTCGACGGATCCGTCGACGCGCTGGTCATGAACGCCGGCGTCATCGGCCCGCAGTCGATGGCGTTGACCTCCGACGGGGTCACCAACGTCTTCGCGACGAACGTTCTCGGCCACGTCGTCCTCCTCGAAGGACTCCTGGCCGAAGGGCGGCTCGGCGAGGTCGCGGTCCTCGCCGGAAGCGAAGCAGCCAGGGGACTTCCGATGCTGCGGATGCAACGGCCCTCCTTCGCCTCGACCTCTGCCGACGAACTCGCCACCGTCATCGACGGCAGCTACTTCGCCGACGGGAAGACCGACTTCAACCTCGCCTTCGGGCAGGCCAAGTACATCGGGGCCCTCTGGATGGCCTACCTGGCCCGCCAACACCCCGACCGCCGCCTGATCACCGTGAGCCCCGGCGCCACCACCGGCACCCAAGCCTCCAACGACATCGCCCTACCGCTGCGCATGGCGTCCAAGTACGTCCTGCCCGCCCTGGGGATCTCCCACAAGCTCGAGGCCGGCGCGAAGCGACTGGTCGACGGTGTCACCGACCCGGCCCTGTCCAGCGGCGTGTTCTACGCCAGCGCGGCCAACAAGCTGAAGGGCCCTCTGGTCGACCAGGCGGACATCTTCCCCGACCTGGCCAACCCCTCGTTCCAGGACCACGCCAACGAGGCCATCCACCGCTTCATCAAGTAA
- a CDS encoding SDR family NAD(P)-dependent oxidoreductase: protein MPADLKDRTALVTGSTSGIGKATALALAARGAHVLVVGRNAERAERVVAEIEAGGGRASFRLTTLGGLESVQDLARWATEAGDGHVDILVNNAGVALLGPSDAATETEFDETFGLNVKVPFFLVAALAPAMAERGWGSIVNVSTMVASFGQPGMAMYGASRAALELLTKAWAAEYGPRGVRVNAVAPGPTRTAMTEGIPDEMVNYLASLAPAGRVAEPEELASAIAFLASDDASFIHGVTVPVDGGRVAT, encoded by the coding sequence ATGCCTGCTGACCTGAAGGACAGAACCGCACTCGTCACCGGGTCCACGAGCGGGATCGGCAAGGCGACCGCCCTGGCCCTCGCCGCCCGCGGCGCCCACGTCCTGGTTGTCGGACGCAACGCAGAACGAGCCGAGCGGGTCGTGGCCGAGATCGAAGCCGGCGGAGGAAGGGCGTCGTTCCGGCTCACCACGCTGGGAGGCCTGGAATCCGTGCAGGACCTGGCGCGATGGGCCACCGAGGCCGGCGACGGGCACGTCGACATCCTCGTCAACAACGCCGGAGTCGCCTTGCTGGGACCGAGCGACGCCGCGACCGAAACAGAGTTCGACGAGACCTTCGGACTCAACGTCAAGGTCCCGTTCTTCCTCGTCGCGGCCCTGGCACCCGCGATGGCCGAGCGCGGATGGGGCTCGATCGTCAATGTCAGCACGATGGTCGCCAGCTTCGGACAGCCCGGCATGGCGATGTACGGCGCCAGCCGAGCGGCCCTCGAACTCCTGACGAAGGCATGGGCCGCCGAATACGGCCCGCGTGGCGTACGCGTGAACGCCGTCGCCCCCGGCCCCACGCGCACCGCGATGACCGAAGGCATCCCCGACGAGATGGTCAACTACCTCGCAAGCCTCGCACCAGCAGGTCGCGTAGCCGAGCCCGAGGAACTCGCCTCCGCGATCGCCTTCCTGGCCAGCGACGATGCCAGCTTCATCCACGGCGTCACCGTTCCCGTCGACGGAGGCCGCGTAGCGACCTGA
- a CDS encoding TetR/AcrR family transcriptional regulator encodes MVNKANDRPRLTPKGERVRARIVEGAAALIHERGVAGTTLEDVKVAAEVSGSQLYHYFPDKNELLQAVIGYQADTLVDHNRQALGSDDGVAAWRNMLIAGVTHGQAKGGCPLGSLGGQLAESDPEARALIAAGFEQWSTVISEGLRSLHADGKLAPGIDRDALATTMLATLQGGLLLAQVQRSTRPFEVAVDTLLALAIQT; translated from the coding sequence ATGGTGAACAAGGCGAACGATCGGCCGCGGCTCACGCCGAAGGGTGAACGCGTCCGGGCGCGGATCGTGGAAGGGGCTGCGGCCCTGATCCACGAGCGCGGGGTAGCGGGTACCACCCTGGAAGACGTCAAGGTGGCAGCGGAGGTCAGCGGTTCGCAGCTCTACCACTACTTCCCCGACAAGAACGAGCTCCTGCAGGCGGTCATCGGCTACCAGGCCGACACGCTCGTCGACCACAACCGACAGGCACTCGGCAGCGACGACGGAGTCGCAGCCTGGCGGAACATGCTGATCGCCGGGGTGACGCACGGCCAGGCCAAGGGCGGCTGCCCACTGGGTTCGCTCGGCGGCCAACTCGCCGAGAGCGACCCCGAGGCCCGAGCCCTCATCGCCGCCGGATTCGAGCAGTGGTCAACCGTCATCAGCGAAGGACTCAGGTCGCTTCATGCCGACGGGAAGCTCGCGCCCGGCATCGACCGGGACGCCCTCGCCACCACCATGCTCGCCACCCTCCAAGGGGGACTTCTCCTCGCCCAGGTACAACGGAGCACGCGCCCCTTCGAAGTCGCGGTCGACACCCTCCTCGCCCTTGCCATCCAGACTTGA
- a CDS encoding helix-turn-helix domain-containing protein, translating to MARILGVSKALLYYEVPGVSGRPVAPRGRTDKQRARVEEVVARATELLADPKQTISGVAKALGVSRVTLYQEIPGLVDRPKANAGRSPRQRQSADDRAAVTR from the coding sequence GTGGCCAGGATCCTGGGTGTCTCCAAGGCTCTCCTGTACTACGAGGTCCCCGGGGTGAGCGGTAGGCCCGTCGCGCCGCGCGGCCGGACCGACAAGCAGCGTGCGCGGGTTGAGGAGGTGGTGGCCCGGGCGACCGAACTGCTGGCTGACCCCAAGCAGACGATCTCTGGAGTGGCGAAGGCGCTGGGCGTCTCCAGGGTGACCCTGTACCAGGAGATCCCGGGGCTGGTTGACCGACCCAAAGCAAATGCCGGACGCTCGCCTCGGCAGCGCCAGTCCGCAGATGACCGTGCTGCCGTCACACGCTGA